In Arthrobacter sp. SLBN-83, one DNA window encodes the following:
- a CDS encoding TetR/AcrR family transcriptional regulator, with protein sequence MPETFSDHPPMAARPSAPRQRLRYARILDTAAGFARTGLDAVELAQVAEKADVPLGTLYRYFPSPTHLMLALYRQQLDELQAGTRNSSPRFRGRALSGLLMEIFHMRVMQPAVEQCLSRGVYLPEKDTTDLLCEIDALSEKLVTAACGDAVGARVLLLTVTGLVQSVRNRRLSLFEAEEDLKKACGRLSPEADSRFTVTKSA encoded by the coding sequence ATGCCCGAGACTTTTTCAGACCATCCGCCCATGGCCGCCCGGCCTTCCGCTCCACGCCAGCGCCTCCGCTACGCACGGATCCTCGATACGGCTGCAGGGTTTGCCCGCACGGGACTGGATGCCGTGGAACTAGCCCAGGTGGCAGAAAAAGCGGACGTGCCGCTGGGCACCCTGTACCGCTACTTTCCGTCGCCAACGCACCTGATGCTGGCGCTGTACCGGCAGCAGCTGGATGAGCTGCAGGCCGGGACCCGCAATTCCTCCCCGCGCTTCCGGGGGCGTGCGCTCTCCGGCCTGCTGATGGAGATCTTCCACATGCGCGTCATGCAGCCCGCGGTGGAGCAGTGCCTGAGCCGTGGCGTCTACCTTCCTGAAAAGGACACCACAGACCTCCTGTGCGAGATCGACGCGCTCAGTGAGAAGCTCGTCACCGCTGCCTGCGGTGACGCCGTGGGGGCGAGGGTCCTCCTGCTGACCGTCACTGGTCTGGTCCAGTCCGTGCGGAACCGCCGGCTTTCCCTCTTTGAGGCCGAGGAAGACCTCAAGAAGGCCTGCGGCCGGCTCTCTCCTGAGGCGGACTCGAGGTTCACAGTGACGAAATCCGCGTAA
- a CDS encoding MarR family winged helix-turn-helix transcriptional regulator has product MNTNDAQLQELASGFREALRHSIYLVRRLDADGELSAAQLSTLKMMLGDGQRVGEIARNLGVRVPSATEQIIKLERAGLARREPDPADSRAVRVILTEEGRAAVDSANKRRNQVMAEILSTLTDQDRKALAEALPVIDKINASLQN; this is encoded by the coding sequence ATGAATACGAACGATGCCCAGCTGCAGGAGCTTGCCAGCGGGTTCCGCGAAGCCCTCCGCCACAGTATCTACCTGGTTCGGCGCCTCGACGCCGACGGTGAACTCAGCGCCGCCCAGCTCAGCACCCTCAAGATGATGCTTGGGGACGGCCAGCGGGTCGGTGAGATTGCCCGGAACCTCGGAGTCCGCGTGCCCAGTGCCACCGAACAGATCATCAAGCTTGAGCGCGCAGGCCTGGCCCGCCGCGAGCCGGACCCGGCGGACTCCCGTGCGGTCCGCGTGATCCTGACTGAGGAAGGCCGCGCCGCCGTCGACTCCGCCAACAAGCGCCGCAACCAGGTGATGGCCGAAATCCTCAGCACCCTCACCGACCAGGACCGCAAAGCCCTGGCCGAGGCCCTGCCGGTCATCGACAAGATCAACGCATCGCTCCAGAACTGA
- a CDS encoding GNAT family N-acetyltransferase — MFTAGVDGGTFRLRHATRADLPALVHLLADDALGAGRETARDMEPYERAFDAIEADPAHLLAVGELVPPGAEAGPVVATFQLSFLPGISRQGAWRSQLEGVRVAASLRGQGIGKLMVGWAVQESRNHGCRLMQLTTHKSRTAAHRFYEQLGFEASHVGMKLEL, encoded by the coding sequence TTGTTCACTGCCGGCGTCGACGGCGGGACGTTCCGCCTCCGCCACGCCACCCGCGCGGACCTGCCGGCCCTGGTCCACTTACTGGCGGATGACGCACTGGGCGCCGGCCGCGAAACCGCCAGGGACATGGAACCGTACGAGCGGGCTTTCGACGCGATCGAGGCCGATCCCGCCCACCTGCTGGCGGTGGGGGAGCTGGTGCCGCCGGGCGCGGAGGCGGGACCTGTTGTTGCCACCTTCCAGCTGAGCTTCCTCCCCGGCATCTCCCGGCAGGGAGCCTGGCGCTCTCAGCTTGAGGGCGTCCGGGTGGCGGCGTCCCTTCGCGGGCAGGGCATCGGCAAGCTGATGGTGGGATGGGCCGTCCAGGAGTCCCGGAACCACGGTTGCCGGCTGATGCAGCTGACCACCCACAAGAGCCGCACGGCAGCCCACCGGTTCTACGAGCAGCTGGGCTTCGAGGCCAGCCATGTCGGCATGAAGCTGGAACTCTAA
- a CDS encoding mannitol-1-phosphate 5-dehydrogenase, giving the protein MKAVHFGAGNIGRGFVGLLLHDAGYEVVFADVAEELINRLKDADSYAVHEVGENPAVRTVDNFRALNSNAQEAELVQEISTADIVTTAVGPHILKFVAPVIAKGIVAREPGLAPLQVMACENAINATDILAKEVASQPGVTAAVLDGKAVFANTAVDRIVPNQEAGQGLDVTVETFYEWVIDRTAFGDSAPVIPGAAFVDDLSPYIERKLFTVNTGHASAAYFGFEAGLEKISDAMADQDVAEDVRAVLEETKQLLVAKHGFSNDEQEAYVQKILVRFSNPYLPDTVNRVGRAPLRKLSRHERFIGPAAELAERGVVPEALLGAIAAALRFNDPADAEATELAGILGSASPADATARITGLEPEHPLFNAVATLVEERQAELARTPA; this is encoded by the coding sequence GTGAAGGCAGTACATTTTGGTGCCGGCAACATCGGACGCGGCTTCGTGGGCCTGCTCCTGCATGATGCCGGGTATGAAGTGGTGTTCGCTGACGTCGCCGAGGAGCTGATCAACCGGCTCAAAGACGCCGACAGCTACGCGGTGCACGAGGTGGGGGAGAACCCCGCCGTGCGCACCGTGGACAACTTCCGTGCCCTGAACTCCAACGCCCAGGAAGCGGAACTGGTCCAGGAGATCTCGACGGCGGACATCGTCACCACCGCGGTGGGTCCGCACATCCTGAAGTTCGTGGCGCCGGTGATCGCCAAGGGCATCGTTGCGCGGGAGCCGGGCCTGGCGCCGCTGCAGGTAATGGCCTGCGAGAACGCCATCAATGCCACGGACATCCTGGCCAAGGAGGTGGCCTCCCAGCCGGGCGTCACCGCCGCAGTGCTGGACGGCAAGGCGGTGTTCGCCAACACGGCCGTGGACCGGATCGTGCCCAACCAGGAGGCCGGGCAGGGCCTGGACGTCACCGTGGAGACCTTCTACGAGTGGGTCATCGACCGCACCGCCTTTGGTGATTCCGCCCCCGTGATCCCCGGTGCCGCGTTCGTGGATGACCTTTCGCCCTACATCGAGCGGAAGCTGTTCACCGTCAACACCGGGCACGCCTCTGCTGCGTACTTCGGATTCGAAGCGGGCCTGGAGAAGATCTCCGACGCCATGGCCGACCAGGACGTGGCCGAGGACGTGCGCGCGGTGCTGGAGGAAACCAAGCAGCTGCTGGTGGCCAAGCACGGGTTCAGCAACGACGAACAGGAGGCTTATGTCCAGAAAATCCTGGTCAGGTTCTCCAACCCGTACCTGCCGGACACGGTCAACCGGGTGGGCCGGGCTCCGCTGCGGAAGCTAAGCCGGCACGAACGGTTCATCGGCCCTGCCGCGGAACTTGCCGAACGGGGCGTCGTGCCCGAGGCCCTGCTGGGTGCGATCGCGGCCGCGCTGAGGTTCAACGATCCCGCCGATGCGGAAGCCACCGAACTGGCGGGCATCCTGGGATCCGCCAGCCCCGCCGACGCCACAGCCAGGATCACGGGGCTTGAACCGGAGCACCCGCTATTCAACGCCGTGGCCACCCTCGTGGAGGAGCGGCAGGCGGAGCTGGCCCGCACCCCCGCCTGA
- a CDS encoding MDR family MFS transporter: protein MSKSTAAPAAGEALTQRQIVTVMVGLMLGMFLASLDQTIVSTSIYTIANDLDGLSLQAWATTAYLITSTVSTPLYGKLSDIFGRRPLYLTAIAVFLAGSIYAGSVHSMTELAVARGIQGLGAGGLLALALTIIGDIVSLKDRAKYQGYFMSVFGISSVLGPVVGGTFAGSANILGFDGWRWVFFINVPIGLAALVVVFLFLHLPARHLKQKIDYWGAAAITVAIVPLLLVAEQGRSWGWTSTNSFVCYGVGVLGIAWFLLAEKRAGDYALIPLRLFHNITFGLSSLLNFIIGIGMFGAIAMLPMYLQLVKGLTPTEAGLMMITFTIGILFGSITAGRTISASGTFRIFPIMGTGILTAAALVMGSVLKVDTELWVPGLIAVFFGVGLGFCMQPLTLAMQTSVPPRDMGVGTSSAAFFRSMGGAVGTAVFISMLFSLAADRIAEGMKAAASDAAYLAVLKDPAVASDPANAKLYDFFKNGASNDSLNDTSWLHTANSTLTRPITEGFATSIDTVMLTAAALTGLAFLISFALPRKKLTDQNPSAQDKDNMQIPAH, encoded by the coding sequence ATGTCCAAATCCACGGCCGCGCCCGCCGCCGGAGAAGCCCTGACGCAACGCCAGATCGTCACTGTAATGGTGGGCCTGATGCTGGGCATGTTCCTGGCATCGCTTGACCAGACCATCGTCTCCACGTCGATTTACACCATTGCCAATGACCTGGACGGGCTCTCCCTGCAGGCATGGGCCACTACCGCGTACCTGATCACCTCCACCGTCAGCACCCCGCTCTACGGCAAGCTAAGCGACATCTTTGGCCGCCGCCCGCTGTACCTGACCGCGATCGCCGTCTTCCTGGCGGGCTCCATCTACGCCGGGTCCGTGCACTCGATGACCGAGCTTGCCGTTGCCCGCGGCATCCAGGGCCTGGGTGCCGGCGGCCTGCTGGCCCTGGCGCTGACCATCATCGGGGACATCGTCTCCCTCAAGGACCGCGCCAAGTACCAGGGCTACTTCATGTCCGTCTTCGGCATCTCCTCGGTCCTGGGTCCCGTGGTGGGCGGCACCTTTGCCGGCTCCGCCAACATCCTTGGCTTCGACGGCTGGCGCTGGGTCTTCTTCATCAACGTGCCCATCGGCCTGGCCGCCCTGGTGGTGGTGTTCCTGTTCCTGCACCTGCCGGCCAGGCACCTCAAGCAGAAGATCGACTACTGGGGCGCCGCTGCCATCACCGTGGCCATCGTCCCGCTCCTGCTGGTGGCCGAACAGGGCCGCTCCTGGGGCTGGACTTCCACCAATTCGTTCGTCTGCTACGGAGTGGGCGTGCTGGGCATCGCGTGGTTCCTGCTCGCCGAGAAGCGCGCGGGGGACTACGCCCTGATCCCGCTGCGGCTCTTCCACAACATCACGTTCGGGCTGTCCTCGCTGCTGAACTTCATCATCGGCATCGGCATGTTCGGCGCCATCGCCATGCTCCCCATGTACCTGCAACTGGTCAAGGGCCTCACCCCCACCGAGGCCGGCCTGATGATGATCACTTTCACCATCGGCATCCTCTTCGGCTCCATCACGGCCGGCCGCACCATCTCAGCCTCGGGCACGTTCCGGATCTTCCCCATCATGGGCACCGGCATCCTGACCGCCGCCGCCCTGGTGATGGGCTCCGTCCTGAAAGTTGACACCGAGCTCTGGGTTCCCGGCCTCATTGCGGTGTTCTTCGGCGTGGGCCTGGGCTTCTGCATGCAGCCGCTCACCCTGGCCATGCAGACCTCGGTTCCGCCGCGGGACATGGGCGTCGGAACTTCCTCCGCGGCCTTCTTCCGCTCCATGGGCGGCGCCGTGGGAACCGCCGTCTTCATCTCCATGCTGTTCAGCCTGGCCGCTGACAGGATCGCCGAAGGAATGAAGGCCGCCGCCAGCGACGCCGCCTACCTGGCCGTCCTCAAGGACCCGGCCGTCGCTTCCGATCCGGCAAACGCCAAGCTGTACGACTTCTTCAAGAACGGCGCCTCCAACGACTCGCTCAACGACACCAGCTGGCTGCACACCGCCAACAGCACGCTGACCCGCCCCATCACCGAAGGATTCGCCACGTCCATCGACACGGTGATGCTGACGGCCGCGGCGCTGACCGGCCTGGCGTTCCTCATCAGCTTCGCCCTGCCGCGGAAGAAACTGACAGACCAGAACCCCTCCGCGCAGGACAAGGACAACATGCAGATCCCGGCACACTAG
- a CDS encoding MFS transporter: protein MDGQLAESLQAPESTLQAEKASFLKQPKAVWATALAAVFAFMGIGLVDPILPAIATNLNATPSQVSLLFTSYFLVTALAMLITGFVSSRIGGKKTLLIGLAVIVVFSSLSGLSASVSELVGFRAGWGLGNALFVATALAVIVGVASGGAGTAIILYEAALGLGISLGPLLGALLGGWQWRAPFFGTAVLMAAAFIALITLLPKTPLPERKVRLRDPLLALGHKGLRTTAASGLFYNYGFFTILAFTPFILGMNAYGIGGVFFGWGVAVAVFSVFVAPPLQNRFGAVKVLTGTLFLLMLDLAGLGLAAGHSVPAVVVLVIVAGALLGVNNTIYTELAMGVSDSPRPVASSGYNFVRWMGGALAPFLAAQLGEHFGPQVPFFAGALAMVIAIAIAFGGRKYLSSHEPHVV, encoded by the coding sequence ATGGACGGCCAGCTCGCAGAATCCCTGCAAGCACCAGAATCAACCCTGCAGGCTGAAAAAGCCTCATTCCTGAAGCAGCCAAAGGCAGTCTGGGCCACCGCCCTGGCTGCAGTGTTCGCCTTCATGGGCATCGGCCTGGTGGACCCCATCCTCCCCGCCATTGCCACCAACCTGAACGCCACCCCCAGCCAGGTGTCCCTGCTGTTCACCAGCTACTTCCTGGTCACGGCGCTGGCCATGCTGATCACGGGATTCGTCTCCTCCCGGATCGGCGGCAAGAAGACGCTGCTGATCGGCCTGGCCGTCATCGTCGTCTTCTCCTCGCTCTCCGGCCTGTCCGCCAGCGTCAGTGAACTGGTTGGCTTCCGCGCCGGTTGGGGGCTGGGCAACGCCCTGTTCGTCGCCACCGCGCTCGCCGTGATCGTCGGCGTGGCCAGCGGCGGCGCCGGCACCGCCATCATCCTCTACGAAGCCGCCCTGGGCCTGGGCATCTCCCTCGGCCCGCTCCTCGGCGCCCTCCTGGGCGGCTGGCAGTGGCGCGCACCGTTCTTCGGCACCGCAGTCCTGATGGCCGCCGCCTTCATCGCGCTGATCACCCTGCTGCCCAAGACGCCGCTGCCCGAACGCAAGGTGCGGCTGCGCGACCCCCTGCTGGCGCTGGGCCACAAGGGACTGCGCACCACGGCGGCAAGCGGCTTGTTCTACAATTACGGCTTCTTCACCATCCTGGCTTTCACCCCGTTCATCCTGGGCATGAACGCCTACGGAATCGGCGGTGTCTTCTTCGGCTGGGGCGTGGCCGTGGCCGTGTTCTCCGTCTTCGTGGCACCGCCCCTGCAGAACCGCTTCGGCGCCGTCAAAGTCCTGACCGGAACGCTGTTCCTGCTCATGCTGGACCTGGCGGGGCTGGGACTGGCGGCCGGGCACTCGGTTCCTGCCGTCGTCGTCCTGGTCATCGTTGCCGGTGCGCTGCTGGGCGTCAACAACACCATCTACACCGAACTGGCCATGGGTGTCTCCGATTCGCCCCGGCCCGTGGCGTCCTCCGGCTACAACTTTGTCCGCTGGATGGGCGGCGCCCTGGCACCGTTCCTGGCGGCGCAGCTCGGTGAACACTTCGGCCCGCAGGTTCCGTTCTTCGCCGGCGCCCTGGCTATGGTGATCGCCATCGCCATCGCGTTCGGCGGGCGCAAGTACCTGTCCTCACACGAACCGCACGTCGTCTAG
- the rraA gene encoding ribonuclease E activity regulator RraA gives MSAPTPAEASAVNTADLYDQRGDELASVSLQFQSLGGRSHFSGPVRTIRCFQDNALVKSTLNSPGNGAVLVVDGGGSLGTALMGDMIAESAVANGWAGVVINGAIRDRVAIGQLDLGVKALGSNPRKSLKAGAGEVDVDVVIDGVTFRPGATVWCDPDGILVEA, from the coding sequence ATGAGCGCACCCACGCCGGCAGAAGCTTCTGCGGTTAATACGGCGGACCTTTACGACCAGCGCGGCGACGAACTGGCGTCCGTCTCCCTGCAGTTCCAGTCGCTGGGTGGCCGTTCGCACTTCAGCGGCCCGGTCCGGACCATCCGCTGTTTCCAGGACAATGCGCTGGTGAAGTCGACGCTCAACTCTCCGGGCAACGGGGCCGTGCTGGTGGTGGACGGCGGCGGCTCGCTGGGCACGGCGCTGATGGGGGACATGATCGCCGAAAGCGCGGTGGCGAACGGCTGGGCCGGCGTCGTCATCAATGGGGCCATCCGGGACCGGGTGGCGATCGGGCAGCTGGACCTGGGCGTCAAGGCGCTGGGCAGCAACCCGCGGAAGAGCCTGAAGGCCGGTGCCGGCGAGGTGGACGTGGACGTAGTGATCGACGGCGTGACCTTCCGTCCCGGAGCCACCGTCTGGTGCGATCCGGACGGCATCCTCGTCGAAGCGTAA
- a CDS encoding sugar porter family MFS transporter translates to MPTAQEQTNTRIPRRVIWLALAGAVGGFLFGFDSSVVNGAVDALKEEFALSEAVTGFAVAVALLGCAAGAFLAGRVADRHGRIPAMKLGALLFLVSALGTGFAFGVWDLVFWRLVGGLGIGLASVIAPAYISEISPRKVRGRLASLQQLAITTGIFAALLSDAVLATTAGGADQNFWLGIEAWRWMFLAAAVPAVVYGWIAFTLPESPRFLVFKGKEDEARKVFASIAPAEDTDRHIRDIQEAIEEDKLAGQKGSLRGKTLGLQAVVWVGIILSVLQQFVGINVIFYYSTTLWKAVGFQEKDSLAISVATSVTNILVTLVAIALVDRVGRRPILLTGSVGMAVSLGAMALAFSSATGSGEDITLPGAWGPVALVAANIFVISFGASWGPLVWVLLGEIFPSRIRARALGLAAAAQWVANFVITLSFPVMAAASLPLTYAMYALFAAASFFFVMFKVPETNGMSLEQAETLFVPKGSAKAK, encoded by the coding sequence ATGCCCACTGCACAGGAGCAGACCAATACCAGGATACCGCGGCGGGTGATCTGGCTGGCGCTTGCGGGGGCGGTGGGCGGATTCCTCTTCGGGTTCGACTCGTCCGTGGTCAACGGTGCCGTGGACGCCCTGAAGGAAGAATTCGCGCTGTCCGAGGCCGTGACCGGCTTCGCCGTGGCCGTCGCCCTGCTGGGCTGCGCGGCGGGCGCTTTCCTGGCCGGCAGGGTGGCGGACCGCCATGGCCGCATCCCCGCGATGAAGCTGGGCGCGCTCCTCTTCCTGGTCAGCGCCCTGGGGACCGGCTTCGCCTTCGGCGTGTGGGACCTGGTGTTCTGGCGCCTGGTGGGCGGGCTGGGCATCGGCCTGGCCTCGGTCATCGCCCCCGCCTACATCTCCGAGATTTCACCCCGGAAGGTCCGCGGCCGCCTTGCCTCGCTGCAGCAACTGGCCATCACCACCGGCATCTTCGCCGCCCTGCTCTCGGACGCGGTCCTGGCCACCACCGCCGGCGGTGCGGACCAGAACTTCTGGCTGGGCATTGAAGCGTGGCGCTGGATGTTCCTTGCCGCCGCGGTGCCCGCCGTCGTCTACGGCTGGATTGCCTTCACCCTGCCCGAGTCCCCGCGGTTCCTGGTATTCAAGGGCAAGGAGGACGAGGCCCGGAAGGTGTTCGCCTCCATTGCCCCGGCCGAGGACACCGACCGGCACATCCGCGACATCCAGGAGGCCATCGAAGAGGACAAGCTGGCCGGCCAGAAAGGCTCCCTGCGCGGCAAGACCCTGGGCCTGCAGGCCGTAGTCTGGGTGGGCATCATTCTCTCCGTGCTGCAGCAGTTCGTGGGCATCAACGTGATCTTCTACTACTCCACCACCCTGTGGAAGGCTGTCGGCTTCCAGGAGAAGGACTCCCTGGCCATCTCGGTGGCAACCTCGGTCACCAACATCCTGGTCACCCTGGTGGCCATTGCCCTGGTGGACCGCGTTGGCCGCCGCCCCATCCTCCTGACCGGGTCCGTTGGCATGGCCGTGTCCCTGGGGGCCATGGCGCTGGCGTTCTCCTCCGCAACCGGCAGCGGCGAGGACATCACCCTGCCGGGCGCCTGGGGTCCCGTTGCCCTGGTGGCCGCCAACATCTTCGTGATCAGCTTCGGCGCTTCCTGGGGCCCGCTGGTATGGGTTCTCCTGGGCGAGATCTTCCCGTCCAGGATCCGTGCCCGCGCCCTGGGCCTGGCCGCCGCGGCGCAGTGGGTGGCCAACTTCGTGATCACCCTTAGCTTCCCCGTCATGGCAGCCGCGTCCTTGCCGCTGACGTACGCCATGTACGCCCTGTTCGCGGCAGCGTCCTTCTTCTTCGTCATGTTCAAGGTGCCGGAGACCAACGGCATGTCCCTGGAGCAGGCGGAGACCCTGTTCGTACCGAAGGGGTCGGCCAAGGCCAAGTAA
- a CDS encoding MFS transporter, giving the protein MSLSNTPVPAHGTSAGESTTAALAEPVHKVTARWVTGLVLVNVGINAAFFGPINVFIGQQAITIDAPGKEAILSLVTACGAAVSLVANPLFGALSDRTTSRFGRRSPWVLAGAVLATAALVAMSFSGAVALMVLFWCLVQLGANAAYAAITAAVPDRVPVVQRGGVGGLAAMGQTLGILTGAVFGAGVSGNFMVGYWLCAGALLLSVLPYLFHRNDPALPKDTAGPFGLGAFLRGFWISPRRYPDFAWAWLTRFLVNVGNQLTIVYLLFFLRDVIGHEDPAAGVLVLTGIYAVMVMITAVLAGPWSDRMGRRKPFVIGSSATIAMAGAIMAFFPVWPGALAGAAVLGIGFGAYLAVDFALLTQVLPFPVSRGKDMGVINVANSLPQVVAPALALLAVTYGGGYRTLFLTAAVIGLLGAVFVVKIKGVN; this is encoded by the coding sequence ATGAGTCTGTCCAACACGCCTGTGCCGGCACATGGCACCTCCGCAGGCGAAAGCACGACGGCGGCGCTCGCCGAGCCGGTGCACAAGGTCACCGCCCGCTGGGTCACCGGCCTGGTGCTGGTGAACGTGGGCATCAATGCGGCCTTCTTCGGCCCTATCAACGTGTTCATCGGCCAGCAGGCAATCACCATCGACGCCCCCGGCAAGGAGGCCATCCTCTCGCTGGTCACGGCCTGCGGTGCGGCTGTCTCCCTGGTGGCAAATCCGCTTTTCGGCGCGCTCTCGGACCGGACCACGTCCCGCTTCGGCCGCCGGTCCCCGTGGGTGCTGGCCGGAGCGGTGCTGGCCACCGCCGCGCTGGTGGCCATGTCCTTCTCCGGCGCCGTGGCGCTGATGGTGCTGTTCTGGTGCCTGGTGCAGCTCGGCGCAAACGCCGCCTACGCTGCCATTACCGCCGCTGTGCCGGACCGGGTGCCGGTGGTCCAGCGCGGGGGAGTGGGCGGCCTTGCCGCTATGGGCCAAACGCTCGGAATCCTCACCGGGGCCGTCTTCGGTGCGGGGGTGTCGGGCAACTTCATGGTGGGCTACTGGCTGTGCGCCGGGGCGCTGCTGCTGTCCGTGCTGCCATACCTGTTCCATCGGAACGACCCCGCACTGCCCAAGGACACCGCTGGGCCCTTCGGGCTTGGCGCGTTCCTCCGCGGCTTCTGGATCAGTCCCCGGCGCTACCCGGACTTCGCGTGGGCATGGCTGACCCGTTTCCTGGTGAACGTCGGCAACCAGTTGACCATCGTCTACCTGCTCTTCTTCCTGCGGGACGTGATCGGCCACGAGGATCCGGCCGCCGGCGTGCTGGTCCTGACGGGGATCTATGCCGTGATGGTGATGATCACCGCAGTGCTGGCGGGACCGTGGAGCGACCGGATGGGGCGGCGAAAACCCTTCGTTATCGGTTCCTCCGCCACCATTGCCATGGCCGGTGCCATCATGGCGTTCTTCCCTGTGTGGCCGGGAGCCCTTGCCGGCGCCGCCGTGCTGGGCATCGGTTTCGGCGCGTACCTGGCCGTGGACTTCGCTTTGCTCACGCAGGTCCTGCCGTTCCCCGTCAGCCGCGGCAAGGACATGGGGGTGATCAACGTGGCCAATTCCCTGCCGCAGGTGGTCGCGCCGGCGCTGGCGCTGCTGGCCGTAACCTACGGGGGCGGCTACCGGACGCTGTTCCTCACAGCGGCCGTCATTGGGCTGCTGGGCGCCGTCTTCGTGGTGAAAATCAAGGGCGTCAACTGA